A stretch of the Streptomyces sp. NBC_00078 genome encodes the following:
- a CDS encoding dihydrofolate reductase family protein gives MSEVIARLAMSLDGYIAGPESGPEHPLGIGGERLHTWVYGLRTFREMQGMKGGTTGPDDDLIAAHVARPGAVVMGHGMFVTGEIPWGDEPPFHAPVYVVTHHARESVVKKGGTTYHFVTEGPERALELARAAADGKDVSLAGGADLVQQFIRNGRLDELLLHVVPVLACGGRRLFDNLGDQHIEWEKTHVLDSAGVTHIRLRSPHTVPAE, from the coding sequence ATGAGTGAGGTCATCGCACGGCTGGCCATGTCGCTCGACGGGTACATCGCGGGCCCCGAGTCGGGCCCCGAGCATCCGCTCGGCATCGGCGGGGAGCGGCTGCACACGTGGGTGTACGGGCTGCGGACGTTCCGCGAGATGCAGGGGATGAAGGGCGGGACGACGGGTCCGGACGACGACTTGATCGCCGCGCACGTCGCGCGGCCCGGCGCGGTCGTGATGGGCCACGGCATGTTCGTCACCGGGGAGATCCCGTGGGGCGACGAGCCGCCCTTCCACGCGCCGGTGTACGTCGTCACCCACCACGCCCGCGAGTCCGTCGTGAAGAAGGGCGGCACCACCTACCACTTCGTCACCGAGGGTCCGGAGCGCGCACTGGAGCTGGCGCGGGCGGCGGCCGACGGGAAGGACGTGTCGCTGGCGGGCGGGGCGGACCTCGTGCAGCAGTTCATCCGCAACGGCCGGCTGGACGAACTGCTGCTGCACGTGGTGCCGGTACTCGCGTGCGGTGGGCGGCGGTTGTTCGACAACCTCGGCGACCAGCACATCGAGTGGGAGAAGACGCACGTGCTGGACTCCGCGGGGGTCACGCACATCCGGCTGCGCTCCCCGCACACCGTGCCCGCGGAATGA